Proteins encoded together in one Triticum dicoccoides isolate Atlit2015 ecotype Zavitan chromosome 7B, WEW_v2.0, whole genome shotgun sequence window:
- the LOC119336954 gene encoding uncharacterized protein LOC119336954 isoform X2, whose amino-acid sequence MRPMIPFFLVNISLGEQHVGYQCLDFPTIKLSVVGGRPFSCGGDRLFRPKLLSQRYGVDDMAGSARKIYDAATAAPEEHSVILLAHNGPTGLGSRIDDICGRDWVAGGGDHGDPDLEQAISDLQRETGVSIPLVVFGHMHKSLAYGGGLRKMIAFGANNQTIYLNGAVVPRVKPAEAMSPSTITTSERDELQESASVGPMSRAFTTVDLFDGTVEKISEVWVLVSGAQAELEEETVLYKRPCEHM is encoded by the exons ATGCGGCCAATGATACCTTTTTTTCTTGTGAATATCAGCCTTGGTGAGCAGCATGTTGGATATCAATGTTTGGATTTTCCAACAATAAAGCTGAGTGTTGTTGGTGGGCGACCATTTTCTTGTGGGGGTGACAGGTTATTTAGACCAAAGCTTCTGTCACAACG GTATGGTGTCGATGATATGGCAGGAAGTGCGAGGAAGATATACGATGCTGCTACAGCTGCACCAGAGGAGCATTCTGTCATACTACTTGCACATAATGGACCAACAG GTCTAGGTTCAAGAATTGATGATATCTGCGGGCGGGATTGGGTAGCTGGCGGTGGCGATCATGGCGATCCAG ATCTGGAACAGGCGATATCTGACCTGCAAAGAGAAACCGGGGTTTCGATCCCGCTGGTCGTGTTCGGGCACATGCACAAGAGCTTAGCCTACGGGGGAGGCCTCAGGAAGATGATCGCCTTCGGAGCCAACAACCAGACCATATATCTGAACGGAGCGGTCGTGCCTAGGGTGAAGCCTGCAGAAGCAATGAGCCCCTCCACGATCACCACCAGCGAAAGAGATGAGCTCCAAGAATCGGCATCCGTGGGGCCCATGTCACGGGCGTTCACCACTGTCGACCTCTTCGACGGCACCGTCGAGAAGATCTCTGAGGTCTGGGTGCTGGTGAGCGGGGCCCAGGCTGAGCTCGAGGAGGAGACTGTCCTGTACAAGCGACCTTGTGAGCATATGTGA
- the LOC119336954 gene encoding uncharacterized protein LOC119336954 isoform X1 has product MFVRSCSLSSWSAAGAAAVAARAPASPPPLPSSPATPPPKLGSRSMASSGAGAGAGRVRLAVVGDVHDDWILDEDTKALHFLQPDLVLFTGDYGNENIQLVKSISDLQFPKAAILGNHDCWRTHQFSEKKVDRVRLQLASLGEQHVGYQCLDFPTIKLSVVGGRPFSCGGDRLFRPKLLSQRYGVDDMAGSARKIYDAATAAPEEHSVILLAHNGPTGLGSRIDDICGRDWVAGGGDHGDPDLEQAISDLQRETGVSIPLVVFGHMHKSLAYGGGLRKMIAFGANNQTIYLNGAVVPRVKPAEAMSPSTITTSERDELQESASVGPMSRAFTTVDLFDGTVEKISEVWVLVSGAQAELEEETVLYKRPCEHM; this is encoded by the exons ATGTTCGTGCGGTCTTGCTCCCTTTCTTCTTGGTCGGCGgcgggagcagcagcagtagccgcGCGTGCCCCCGcgagccctcctcctctcccctcctccccGGCCACGCCGCCGCCCAAGCTCGGGTCCAGGTCCAtggcctcctccggcgccggcgccggagccGGCCGCGTCCGCCTCGCGGTCGTCGGCGATGTG CATGATGATTGGATCCTTGATGAAGATACAAAGGCACTCCATTTTCTTCAG CCAGATCTGGTGCTTTTTACAG GTGATTATGGCAACGAGAATATTCAACTTGTCAAAAGCATTTCGGATCTTCAGTTTCCAAAGGCGGCAATTCTTGGTAATCATGATTGCTGGCGTACACATCAATTTTCAGAGAA GAAGGTAGATCGTGTCCGGCTTCAGCTTGCAAG CCTTGGTGAGCAGCATGTTGGATATCAATGTTTGGATTTTCCAACAATAAAGCTGAGTGTTGTTGGTGGGCGACCATTTTCTTGTGGGGGTGACAGGTTATTTAGACCAAAGCTTCTGTCACAACG GTATGGTGTCGATGATATGGCAGGAAGTGCGAGGAAGATATACGATGCTGCTACAGCTGCACCAGAGGAGCATTCTGTCATACTACTTGCACATAATGGACCAACAG GTCTAGGTTCAAGAATTGATGATATCTGCGGGCGGGATTGGGTAGCTGGCGGTGGCGATCATGGCGATCCAG ATCTGGAACAGGCGATATCTGACCTGCAAAGAGAAACCGGGGTTTCGATCCCGCTGGTCGTGTTCGGGCACATGCACAAGAGCTTAGCCTACGGGGGAGGCCTCAGGAAGATGATCGCCTTCGGAGCCAACAACCAGACCATATATCTGAACGGAGCGGTCGTGCCTAGGGTGAAGCCTGCAGAAGCAATGAGCCCCTCCACGATCACCACCAGCGAAAGAGATGAGCTCCAAGAATCGGCATCCGTGGGGCCCATGTCACGGGCGTTCACCACTGTCGACCTCTTCGACGGCACCGTCGAGAAGATCTCTGAGGTCTGGGTGCTGGTGAGCGGGGCCCAGGCTGAGCTCGAGGAGGAGACTGTCCTGTACAAGCGACCTTGTGAGCATATGTGA